ATTTCAATATGAGAAGGGCTCTGTAGTCATAAATGCTTTGTTATTGGCTACAATAGCGAACTATCTGTGGACAATCGGAGGATATAGAATGAATAATAAGGATTGTTTTGTTTGTAATTGGATAGATAGAATTAGTATAAATGAGCAAAAATACTTTATTGCAGAATTGGAAACAGGATATGTTTTTTTGAGCAGTAAATGGCAGTATTTTAAAGGTTATACATTCTTCTTGAGTAAAATTCATGTTAGCGAACTACATTTGATGCCTATAGAATTTAGAAAGAAATTTCTATTTGAGATGACCATTGTATCAGAAGCAGTGCAAAATGCTTTTAAAGCAGTTAAAATTAATTGTGAATCATTGGGAAATTCATGTTCACACGTGCATTGGCATATTATTCCACGATATGAAAATGACCCTCTTCCTGAAAAAGCAATTTGGAATATCGATAGGAGTACCCTATGTGTTAGGATAGTTGTCGTATAGAAAAAAGTGTATAATAAAACTACGACAATAACCTGAGGAGAATTGATATGCCAAAAAACAACAAT
This genomic window from Natranaerovirga pectinivora contains:
- a CDS encoding HIT family protein, encoding MNNKDCFVCNWIDRISINEQKYFIAELETGYVFLSSKWQYFKGYTFFLSKIHVSELHLMPIEFRKKFLFEMTIVSEAVQNAFKAVKINCESLGNSCSHVHWHIIPRYENDPLPEKAIWNIDRSTLCVRIVVV